One part of the Ignisphaera cupida genome encodes these proteins:
- the nagA gene encoding N-acetylglucosamine-6-phosphate deacetylase, which translates to MNETVLKRVKIVSTSDVIENGYVVIKNGLITEIGVGSPSIGFGSQIDLDNLIVMPGFIDTHTHGIKSFDVTTCKSPYDILTMSKYYAEHGVTGFLATTVSAPLDTLLNVCKTVEEAMSYWRSEYGARILGIHFEGPYINPEAAGAQNTAYIRFPNLKEFKNLYENCKGVLKQITIAPEVGGANEVIEYAKAVGIVVSAGHTNASYEDGLKAVEMGVTKATHLFNGMKRFHHRDPGISMALLQSPKVYLEVIADFIHLHPAVVKMVIDYASPDRVVLITDSIAATDMPDGVYELGGLKVVVQGGICKLESGSLAGSTLTMEKAVANIAKLGYSLSSIAKMASLTPIKSVNMENLMIGDLKQGYRADLVVLDENYRVVKTMVNGVFVYEK; encoded by the coding sequence TTGAATGAAACTGTTTTAAAACGTGTAAAAATTGTTAGCACAAGTGATGTTATTGAAAATGGTTATGTAGTCATTAAAAATGGTTTAATAACTGAAATAGGTGTTGGAAGTCCATCAATTGGATTTGGATCTCAAATAGATTTGGATAACCTCATTGTTATGCCAGGATTTATAGACACTCACACTCATGGGATAAAAAGTTTTGATGTAACAACATGTAAAAGTCCATATGACATTCTTACCATGTCCAAATACTATGCAGAGCATGGTGTAACAGGTTTTTTGGCAACAACTGTTTCAGCTCCGTTGGATACATTATTGAATGTATGCAAAACTGTTGAAGAGGCTATGAGCTATTGGAGAAGCGAGTATGGGGCAAGAATACTGGGAATTCATTTTGAGGGGCCCTATATAAATCCTGAAGCTGCTGGTGCACAAAATACTGCATACATACGTTTCCCAAATCTTAAGGAATTCAAAAATCTGTATGAGAATTGCAAAGGTGTTTTAAAGCAAATAACAATAGCTCCAGAAGTTGGAGGAGCAAATGAAGTTATAGAGTATGCAAAAGCTGTTGGAATTGTTGTAAGTGCTGGTCACACAAATGCGTCTTATGAGGATGGTTTGAAGGCTGTGGAAATGGGTGTTACCAAGGCAACTCATTTATTTAATGGCATGAAAAGATTTCATCATAGAGATCCTGGAATTTCCATGGCTCTTCTCCAGTCACCTAAAGTTTATCTAGAGGTTATAGCAGATTTCATTCATTTGCATCCAGCAGTTGTAAAAATGGTGATAGACTATGCATCGCCAGATAGAGTAGTCTTAATAACAGATTCCATAGCTGCTACAGATATGCCAGATGGTGTTTACGAGCTTGGTGGGCTAAAGGTTGTGGTTCAGGGAGGTATATGTAAACTAGAATCGGGTTCTTTGGCTGGCAGTACTTTAACTATGGAAAAAGCTGTGGCAAATATAGCTAAGCTTGGATATTCTCTAAGCAGCATAGCTAAAATGGCTAGTCTAACTCCTATTAAGAGTGTGAACATGGAAAATCTAATGATAGGCGATTTAAAACAGGGTTATCGTGCAGATTTAGTTGTTCTAGATGAGAATTATAGAGTTGTCAAAACTATGGTTAATGGAGTGTTTGTGTATGAGAAATAA